In Jannaschia sp. W003, the genomic stretch CCCGCGCCGAGGCCGAGGCCGGTCGCGGTGCCATCGCCGCCGTCGGCATCGCCCGACGTGCTGTCGCCGTCGCTGTCGGACGCGCCAAGGCCGAGACCGATCGCGCCGGTGTCACCGCTGTCGCCCGCGGTGGAGTCGTTGTCGGACTGCGAGGCGCCGAGACCGACGCCCAGACCTGCCGAGTTGCCGTCGCCACCGTCGCCGGAGTCGCCGTCGGCCGTCGAGTCGCTGTCGGACGCGCCGAGGCCGACGCCGATCGCGCCGGTGTCGCCGCTGTCGCCGCCGTCACCGCTCACGGTGCCGTCGGACGAGGCCGCGCCGAGCCCGAGCCCGAGCGAGCCGGCATCGCCGCCCTCGCCGCCATCCGAGGTCGCGGTCGAGGTGCCGTCGCCGTCACCGAGGCCGAGCGCCAGCGCGCCGCTGTCGCCGCCCTCGCCGCCGTCGGTGTCGCTGGCCGAGGTCGAGGTGCCGTTGCCGAGGCCGAGGCCGATCGAGTTCGCGTCACCGCCCTCGCCGCCCTGGCCGCCGGCCGCGGTCCCGTTTCCGCCCTCGCCGCCGTTACCGCCGTTGGAGTTCCCGTCACCACCGGTGCCGTTCCCGCCGATGGCTTCGCCACCCTCGCCGCCGTAGTTGTCGCTGCCGCCCTCGCCGCCGCCGGAGTCGGCGTCGATGCCGTCATCGCTCGTCGCGGTGCCGCCGTTGACCGTGCCGGCCCCGTCGAACGTCCCGTCGTTGGAGAGCGAGATGTCGGAGAGGTCGTCGTCGTCGGACAGCGTGTTCGACTGGACGTTGATGATGCCGGCATCGTTGCCTTCACCGCCCAGCGAGTCGGACAGCGCGCCCGACAGGTCGGGATCGTTGCCCGGATCGTAGGCGAGATTGCCTTGGGCAAAGATGTTGCCGTAGATCGACGACGAGCCGGAGGCATCGAAGTCCGCGAAGTCGTTATCGTCCGGCGGGCCTTCCATGCTCATCGTGGCGTCGAGGTTCACGTCGACGTTCGAGGCGTTGGCGTTCGAGACGTCGCTCGACGCGAAGTGCTCGTGGGTCGACGTGTTGTCGTTGCTGTTGGCGTTGTCCGACGCGTTGGCGTTGGAGTTGAAGTTCTCGCCGATGCTCGAGCTCGCCGAGTTGGAGTTCGATCCGGAGTCGGAGTTGGAGTTCGATCCCGAATCGGAGGCGGACGCCGCGTCAGCCGCGGAGCCGGAGTCCGAATTGGAGTTCGATCCCGCGTCGGAGTTCGAATTGGAGTTCGAACCGGCGTTCGCGCCGGCGTCCGCGTCGGAGTTCGCTCCCGAATCGGACGTGCTGGCCGCGTTGCCGGCGCCGGCGCCTGTGGCGTCCGCTCCGCTGTCGGACGAGCTGTCATTCACGTTGACGTTCTCGTTCGTCGAGGTCTGATCCTGGTGCTGATGTTGGTGCTGGTGCTGGTGCTGCCCGTGCAGGTCGTCGAGGTCATGGTCGCCGTCGGCGATCTGGAACAGCTGCTGATTGTTGCGTTCTGACATGGCGTCTTACTCCGCGCGCAACGATGTCGACCGCCAATCCATACAAAGCGGACATTGCCATCGGCTGCGCATTAATGATGAACATGGATCGACGCGGATTCCGATGCGGGGGAAGGCGCGCCGTCGTATCTCGAACTTCTCGATACCTCCCGCTTGTGCACTCGTAACAGGGGCGCGAAACAACCGGCATTCACACTGGAATGCGTGTCGGAATCGATTTCCCCACAGGCGCGCCGCTCCGTAATCCGGCGCCCGGACGGCCGTGCCGCCTCGGTCCGGAAAGTGTGTGCCAATATCGGCAGGAGAAAAATACATCGAGTTGCGTGCCCGTCGGATAGTCGGCGCAAGTATATGTTTTTGTTGAAATTACCGAAGGTTATTCAGATCTCGTGGCGTATTGCCGTCCGGGCGTCAGGGGCGCTTAATTAACCCTCCGTTTACGCACGTTAACCGAACGGTTATGCTGCGGGCGAGGGCGCGACGGGATGCGGGATCGCATTCTTGGAAATTCCTGCGCGGTCTTGGCCGTGCTTGGAGCAAGTATGTTGCCCCTGCGTCAACCGTATGATAATATGGGATTTGCTAGGTTCGATGCGCGATGATTGCGCGCACCCCGATTGAAGTGGCTGCCATTTCCTCTTTGCACCAAGGCTACATATTATGATGAGTAAGTTGGGCGTAGAGCCATTTCACTACGAACGTACCACGTCCGGGCAGGGCGCCTATGCGCGGCTGCACCTGATCGGATCGTTCCCGTCGCTCTCGGACCGCTCCGTGCTGCACCTGGCGTCCGCGGCCGGCTGCCGCAGGGTGCAGCGGTTCGAGGCGCTGGGGGACGTAGGGGCCGCCGACGAATCCGGCGCACTGACCCTGATCGACGCGGAACTCCTCGGGGCGGCGGGCGCCGTCGAGCGGATCGAGGCCCTCGCCGACCACGGCGCCGCCGCCCTATGCTACGACGCCGCGACCGATCCGGCGCCGCTGCGCCGGGCGCTCGGGGCGGGGCGGCTGGCGTCGGTCTCGGTCCTGAAGCTCGGCGTCAGCTTCGAGGAGCTGATGTCGGCCATCGACCTGATCGCCGGCGGGTCGACCTACTTCGCCCCCGAGATCGTCGCGGCCCTGCTCCGGACGGACAAGCCCTGCGAGCTCCGGTTCGATCCGCTGACGGAGCGCGAGGTCGAGGTGCTCAGCCGGGTCGCCCAGGGAAAGAGCAACAAGGCGGTGGCGCGCGACCTGTCGATCACCGAGCACACGGTGAAGCTGCACGTCCACCACATCCACCGGAAGATCGGGGTCTGCAACCGCACGGCCGCGGCGGGCTGGTACCTGTCGCGGCAGTCGTGACCGCGCCGGCCGGGATCCGATGACCCCCGCGGATCCCGGCGGCGGCGCCGTCCCGTTCGACGAGTTCCTCCTGCTCGTGGGCAAGCTGAACTACTCGTGGACGAACACCGAGAGCCTTCTCATCCACCTGATCGCGCGGCTGGTCGGGTGCGACGACCAGACCGCCACGGTCATGTTCCTCACGCTGAACTCGACGCGCGCGCGGCTGGACCTGGTGGAGCGGCTGGCCAAGCTCGAGCGCGTGCCCGCGGAGCGGCGCGAGACTATCCTCGCCCTCACGTCGCGGTTCGCGAAGCTCTCGGGCCTGCGCAACCGCTACAGCCACTGCATCTACTCCTTCGACCAGAACAGCGGGGCGATGCGCACGATCCTCATGCGGATCGCGGACCGGAAGCACAGCATCAAGGTGGGGCAGACGAGCGACATCGATCGCTCCGCCGCCCGCGAGGTGCAGGACGCCATCGACGCGATCGCCGAGCTGAACATCGACATCTGGCGCGCGGTGGGCGAGGCGTTTCCGGACCAGCCCGCCAAGGGCGCCGGGTAGGGGAGCGGCCCCCCGCGGCGGAGGCGGCCTAGGCCGACAGCGCCCTCGCGGCCTCGCTCTGGCTGAGGAACACCTGCCCCGTGAGGTGCGCGAGGAAGTCGGTCCGGGCGAGGCGGTCCATGACGGGCCCCTTCACCTCCGACAGGTGCAATGCCACGCCCATGTCGCGCAGGCGCGCGACGAGCGCCTCGAGGCTCTCCAGCGCGCTCAGGTCCACGGCGTTCACGGCCGAGCACATCAGCACCACGTGGCGCAGGGCGGGGCGCTCGGCGGCGAGGGCGAGGACGTGCGCCTCCAGGCCTTGGGCGTTCGCGAAGTAGAGGCTTTCGTCGATGCGCACCGAGAGGACGGCCGGGTCGGTCTCGACATGGTGGCGCTCGACGTTGCGGAAGTGCTCCGTGCCCGGCACCCGCCCCACCACGGCGACGTGGGGCCGCGAGGTGCGCCACAGGTGGGTAGCCAGCGACACCAGCACCCCGGCGGCCACGCCCGGCTCCACGCCGAGCAGGAGCGTGGCGAGGATCGTGACGGCCACGGCGGCGAAGTCGGCGCCGCTGTAGGCCCAGGCCCGGCGCAGGATCGCGAGGTCCACGAGCGAGAGCACGGCGACGATGATGGTGGCCGCCAGCACCGCGTCGGGCAGGTAGTGGAGGAGCGGCGTCAGGAACAGCGAGGCGCCCAGCAGGCCGAGCGCGGTGAGGATGCCCGCCGCCTGCGTCGCCGCGCCGGCGTCGAAGTTCACCACCGAGCGCGCGAAGCCGCCCGTGACCGGAAAGCCCCCGGTGAAGGCGGCGCCGATGTTGGCGGCCCCGAGGCCGATCAGTTCGCCGTCGGGGTCGATGCGCTCGCGGCGCTTGGCGGCGAGGGTCTGGGCGACCGAGACGGACTCCACGAACCCGATCACCGCGATGGCTGCGGCCGAGCCGGCGAGGGCCAGCCACAGGTCCGGCGCGAATCGGGGCAGGGTGAGGGGCGGCAGGCCCGCGGGCACGTCCCCGACGATGCGCACGCCCGCGAGGTCGAGGCGGAGCATCCACACCGCGAGCGTGGCACCCGCGACGGCGAGGATCGGCCCCACGCGCACCGCGATGGCGGCCGGGCGCTCGGCCACGCCGAGGCGGCGCAGGAGCGGCCCGAGGCCCCGCCGGACCCAGAAGAGGAAGCCGAGCGCGCCCGCCCCGATGGCGAGGGTGGGTCCGTGAACGTCTCCGAGGTTCGCACCCAGCGACAGCGCCAGCTCGGGCAGGGTGTGGCCGTGGGCCTCGATGCCCAGCACGTGGCGGAGCTGGCTTGCGGCGATCAGGATTCCGGAAGCGGTGATGAAGCCCGAGATCACGGGATGACCGAGGAAGTTGGCCAGCACGCCGAGGCGCAGCACCCCCATCGCCAGCAGCATCGCGCCCGACAGGAGCGCGAGGACGAGGGCAGCGGCGACGAACTCCGGCGATCCCGGCTCGGCCACGCGCCCCGCCGCGGCCGCCGTCATCAGCGACAGCACGGCCACGGGGCCGACCGCGAGCGTCCGGCTAGTGCCGAAGAGGGCGTAGAGGACGATGGGCAGGATCGACGCGTAGAGACCCGCCTCGGGCGGCAGCCCCGCCAGCATCGCGTAGGCCAGCGACTGGGGCACCAGCATGATCGTCACGATCACGGCGGCCAGCGCGTCGGCGCCGAAGGCCGCGCGGTCGTAGCGCCGGCCCCAGTCCAGGGCCGGCACGAAGCTGCGGAGGCGGTGCATCTCAGCCTTCGACGGGCAGGCCGGCCTTGCGCCAGCCCTCGAGGCCTCCCTCGATCACGTCGGCCTCGTATCCCATGCGCCGGAGCTGGGCTGCGGCCATGGCCGCGCGGGCACCCGAGGCGCACAGGACGTGGACGGCGCGCGCGTCGACGAGGCGGCGCTCGGCGGTGGGCAGATCCGGGTCGGCGCGCGACTCCAGCACGCCGCGCGGCACGTGGAGCGCGCCCTCGACGCGACCCTTCTCCTCCAACTCGCCCGACTCGCGCACGTCGAGGATCAGTCCCCCGGCGTCCTGCGCCTCCTGCGGGGAGACGCTTCCGACCTGCGCCTTCGCCTCGGCCACCAGGTACTTCATGCTCATCGGCATCGCGGCACTCCTTCAGAACTTGTTGAGCGGCATCTTGAGGTAGCTGTGCCCGTCGTCCTCGGGCGGGGGCAACTGGCCGGCGCGCAGGTTCACCTGCAGCGCGGCCAGCATGCGGTCGGGCAGCGCGAGGGTCGCGTCGCGCTTCTCGCGCTTGGCGATCCAGGCATCCCGGTCGGTGCCGCGCTTCACGTGGACGTTGCGCTCGAGGTGCTCGGCCACGGTCGCCTCCCACTCGGGCGCGTCACGGTCGTCGCCGGGATAGTCGTGGCCGATGAAGAGACGGGTCGACTCGGGCAGGGCGAGGATCGCCTGGATCGAGGCCCACAGCTCCGCCGCCGAGCCGCCCGGGAAGTCGCAGCGCGCGGTGCCCTGGTCGGGCTGCATCAGCGTGTCGTGCACGAAGGCCGCGTCCTCGCCCACCACGTAGGTGATGGACCCCAGCGTGTGGCCGGGCGAGAGCATCACCCGCACGTCGAGCTTGCCGATCCGGAACGTGTCGTCGTCGGCGAACAGGCGGGCGTAGTCGCGGTCCACGTCGAACGCATCGGGCATGTTGTAGAGCCCGCGCCAGAGCTCGGCGATCTCGCGGACCTTCGTGCCGATGGCGTTGGGCACGCCGAAGCGCCCGGCCAGT encodes the following:
- a CDS encoding response regulator transcription factor, translating into MSKLGVEPFHYERTTSGQGAYARLHLIGSFPSLSDRSVLHLASAAGCRRVQRFEALGDVGAADESGALTLIDAELLGAAGAVERIEALADHGAAALCYDAATDPAPLRRALGAGRLASVSVLKLGVSFEELMSAIDLIAGGSTYFAPEIVAALLRTDKPCELRFDPLTEREVEVLSRVAQGKSNKAVARDLSITEHTVKLHVHHIHRKIGVCNRTAAAGWYLSRQS
- a CDS encoding SulP family inorganic anion transporter yields the protein MHRLRSFVPALDWGRRYDRAAFGADALAAVIVTIMLVPQSLAYAMLAGLPPEAGLYASILPIVLYALFGTSRTLAVGPVAVLSLMTAAAAGRVAEPGSPEFVAAALVLALLSGAMLLAMGVLRLGVLANFLGHPVISGFITASGILIAASQLRHVLGIEAHGHTLPELALSLGANLGDVHGPTLAIGAGALGFLFWVRRGLGPLLRRLGVAERPAAIAVRVGPILAVAGATLAVWMLRLDLAGVRIVGDVPAGLPPLTLPRFAPDLWLALAGSAAAIAVIGFVESVSVAQTLAAKRRERIDPDGELIGLGAANIGAAFTGGFPVTGGFARSVVNFDAGAATQAAGILTALGLLGASLFLTPLLHYLPDAVLAATIIVAVLSLVDLAILRRAWAYSGADFAAVAVTILATLLLGVEPGVAAGVLVSLATHLWRTSRPHVAVVGRVPGTEHFRNVERHHVETDPAVLSVRIDESLYFANAQGLEAHVLALAAERPALRHVVLMCSAVNAVDLSALESLEALVARLRDMGVALHLSEVKGPVMDRLARTDFLAHLTGQVFLSQSEAARALSA
- a CDS encoding rhodanese-like domain-containing protein; protein product: MPMSMKYLVAEAKAQVGSVSPQEAQDAGGLILDVRESGELEEKGRVEGALHVPRGVLESRADPDLPTAERRLVDARAVHVLCASGARAAMAAAQLRRMGYEADVIEGGLEGWRKAGLPVEG
- a CDS encoding MBL fold metallo-hydrolase, coding for MSDSERTERHSPSKGPGSPDVWGFYDPPTGSAQYVVACPETRKAALVDVVQDFDPAGFSTGTEARDQAIAIVEREGLTVEWVLDTHPHADHFTASVQLAGRFGVPNAIGTKVREIAELWRGLYNMPDAFDVDRDYARLFADDDTFRIGKLDVRVMLSPGHTLGSITYVVGEDAAFVHDTLMQPDQGTARCDFPGGSAAELWASIQAILALPESTRLFIGHDYPGDDRDAPEWEATVAEHLERNVHVKRGTDRDAWIAKREKRDATLALPDRMLAALQVNLRAGQLPPPEDDGHSYLKMPLNKF